The following are encoded together in the Kribbella sp. CA-293567 genome:
- the cobA gene encoding uroporphyrinogen-III C-methyltransferase, which yields MNAPYLSGLVLTGRRVVVVGGGGVAQRRLPRLLETGAQIDLISPVITPTIEGLLTNPDLRWVERGYAEGDLDGAWYVVVATDDAAVNDQVSAEAESRRIFCVRSDDRSAATAWTPASGQHDQVTIGVLGGGDHRRSAAVRDAILEELREGALGARDSLAKQPGVYLVGGGPGDPDLITVRGRRLLAEADVVVADRLAPQQLLEELHPEVELIDAAKLPRGRSAMQEEINRILVDRALQGKVVVRLKGGDPYVFGRGFEEALACAEAGVAWSVVPGITSSIAVPAVAGIPVTHRGVTHEFTVVSGHIPPGHQDSLINWEALAQLRGTLVLLMAVENLPVIAATLIAHGKDPATPAAAIADGTLPGQHQVTSTLAEIADAMSAAGVGAPAIVVVGNVVEVATGMAAAAGVAPGEVVGEDQFVGHEADHRS from the coding sequence GTGAACGCGCCGTACCTCTCCGGGCTGGTGCTCACCGGACGGCGCGTGGTGGTCGTGGGCGGTGGCGGGGTCGCGCAGCGGCGACTGCCGCGACTGCTCGAGACCGGCGCGCAGATCGACCTGATCTCGCCGGTAATCACGCCGACGATCGAGGGGTTGCTGACCAACCCCGATCTGCGGTGGGTCGAGCGCGGGTACGCCGAAGGCGATCTGGACGGCGCCTGGTACGTCGTCGTCGCGACGGACGATGCCGCGGTCAACGACCAGGTCTCAGCCGAGGCCGAGTCGCGACGGATCTTCTGCGTCCGCTCGGACGACCGGTCCGCGGCGACGGCGTGGACGCCGGCTTCCGGGCAGCACGACCAGGTGACGATCGGCGTCCTGGGTGGCGGCGATCATCGACGGTCGGCTGCTGTGCGGGACGCGATCCTGGAGGAGCTGCGCGAAGGCGCGCTCGGAGCAAGGGACTCGCTGGCCAAGCAGCCGGGCGTGTATCTGGTCGGCGGCGGTCCTGGTGACCCGGATCTGATCACGGTCCGCGGCCGGCGGTTGCTGGCCGAGGCGGACGTCGTCGTGGCCGATCGGCTGGCCCCGCAGCAGTTGCTGGAAGAGCTGCATCCTGAGGTGGAACTGATCGACGCCGCGAAGCTGCCGCGAGGGCGGTCGGCGATGCAGGAGGAGATCAACCGGATCCTGGTCGATCGGGCGCTGCAGGGCAAGGTCGTCGTCCGGCTCAAGGGGGGTGACCCCTATGTGTTCGGCCGTGGTTTCGAAGAGGCGCTGGCGTGTGCTGAGGCCGGTGTGGCATGGAGCGTCGTACCGGGGATCACCAGCTCGATCGCGGTGCCCGCCGTCGCGGGCATCCCGGTGACGCATCGCGGGGTGACGCACGAGTTCACCGTGGTGTCCGGCCACATCCCGCCGGGGCATCAGGATTCGTTGATCAACTGGGAGGCACTGGCCCAGCTGCGCGGCACGCTGGTCCTGCTGATGGCGGTGGAGAACCTACCGGTCATCGCCGCGACTCTCATTGCCCATGGCAAGGACCCTGCGACACCGGCGGCCGCGATCGCCGACGGCACGCTGCCCGGTCAGCACCAGGTGACGTCCACCTTGGCCGAGATCGCCGACGCGATGTCGGCGGCCGGGGTCGGCGCGCCGGCGATCGTTGTGGTGGGCAACGTCGTGGAGGTCGCTACCGGGATGGCTGCCGCTGCGGGGGTTGCGCCGGGCGAGGTCGTCGGTGAGGACCAGTTCGTGGGCCACGAGGCGGACCACCGGTCGTGA
- the cobT gene encoding nicotinate-nucleotide--dimethylbenzimidazole phosphoribosyltransferase → MEGAAVEEYLARIGPADEAAMRAATERQLKLTKPAGSLGVLEELSVRVAGITGSCPPPVPAAAVVTVFAADHGVHAQGVSPWPQEVTAAMLANFAAGGAAVNAFAVNNGVDVRVVDIGVATDVDALDIVHAKVRPGTRDLSVQKALTEEEVRAALAVGFELADQLVRDGYQCLLTGDMGIANTTASAALIATFSGGTAEEVTGRGTGIDDATLARKTEVVRAALALHEVPASAPLAALAAYGGLEHAALAGYILGAAANKVPVILDGVIAGAAALVAQALSPAVIDYCIAGHRSAEAGHAVALKTLGLQPLVDLDLRLGEGTGAVLAYPILTCAVRALAEMATFDSAGIDA, encoded by the coding sequence GTGGAGGGTGCAGCGGTGGAGGAGTATCTGGCCAGGATCGGTCCGGCCGACGAGGCCGCGATGCGAGCGGCCACGGAGCGTCAGCTCAAGCTGACGAAACCGGCCGGTTCCCTCGGGGTGCTGGAGGAGCTGTCGGTCCGGGTCGCCGGGATCACCGGAAGCTGCCCACCGCCGGTTCCGGCCGCTGCCGTCGTGACGGTCTTCGCCGCCGACCACGGCGTCCACGCCCAGGGTGTGTCGCCCTGGCCGCAGGAAGTGACCGCGGCGATGCTCGCGAACTTCGCGGCCGGCGGTGCGGCGGTGAACGCCTTCGCGGTGAACAACGGCGTGGACGTGCGAGTGGTCGACATCGGCGTGGCCACCGACGTCGACGCCCTGGATATCGTGCACGCGAAAGTGCGCCCGGGGACCCGGGATCTCTCGGTGCAGAAGGCGCTCACCGAGGAAGAGGTCCGTGCGGCGCTGGCGGTCGGCTTCGAACTGGCCGATCAGCTGGTGCGCGACGGCTACCAGTGCCTGCTGACCGGCGACATGGGCATCGCCAACACGACCGCTTCCGCTGCGCTGATCGCGACCTTCAGCGGCGGGACTGCCGAGGAGGTGACCGGTCGCGGGACCGGCATCGACGACGCGACGCTGGCACGCAAGACCGAGGTGGTCCGGGCCGCGCTGGCGTTGCACGAAGTACCGGCCTCGGCGCCGCTGGCTGCGCTCGCGGCGTACGGCGGACTGGAGCATGCGGCGCTGGCCGGGTACATCCTCGGAGCTGCTGCCAACAAGGTGCCGGTGATCCTGGACGGCGTGATCGCCGGGGCTGCGGCGCTGGTCGCGCAAGCTCTCTCGCCGGCCGTGATCGACTATTGCATCGCGGGCCACCGCTCGGCCGAGGCCGGTCACGCGGTAGCGCTGAAGACGCTGGGGCTGCAGCCGTTGGTGGATCTCGACCTGCGGCTGGGGGAGGGGACAGGCGCGGTGCTGGCCTATCCGATCCTGACCTGCGCGGTGCGGGCGCTGGCCGAGATGGCGACCTTCGACTCGGCGGGGATCGACGCGTGA